In Gemmatimonadota bacterium, a single genomic region encodes these proteins:
- a CDS encoding phosphotransferase, with protein sequence MKLSEPITDVEQLTPALLTDRFGRNGFLKSGSVTSIEKTDSFGSSCAEWDRLSLTFSDDYMGDVPNAIVLKIYRKGWFGGGVIEWTFYEELAPKTPDASVCPVFDCGFDHNEKNCHYFMPDLSVTHKDGPKEATKQLHKAVIEELLKYHIQWWNDPRLDEWPFMMQAGGPLRMAQAISEEDVRDSCASFEKALKPLARELGDDLNPSHIEIMERVIQGYPDIFLARVANGKNITMLHGDAHLWNLFYPKDPSKDRIILFDWETYKRGLGAYDLAYMLIHGTSERKALERPLMDFYYRKLIAGGIKNYSRDQFEYDYRLSVLSCVFCPILWKRAFSVRNAMKAYKDWDCGALLR encoded by the coding sequence ATGAAATTATCAGAACCCATCACCGATGTCGAGCAACTGACACCTGCGCTACTAACGGATCGATTTGGTCGCAACGGATTCCTGAAATCGGGTTCGGTCACATCCATAGAAAAGACGGACTCGTTCGGATCATCGTGCGCGGAGTGGGATAGGCTATCGCTGACATTCAGCGATGACTACATGGGTGATGTTCCAAATGCAATTGTGTTAAAGATATATCGAAAGGGATGGTTCGGAGGCGGCGTCATCGAATGGACATTTTACGAGGAACTCGCGCCAAAAACGCCTGATGCGTCTGTCTGTCCCGTTTTTGACTGTGGATTCGATCACAATGAGAAAAACTGTCACTATTTCATGCCAGACCTGTCGGTGACACATAAAGATGGGCCAAAGGAGGCCACCAAACAACTTCACAAAGCCGTAATTGAAGAACTACTCAAATATCACATCCAATGGTGGAATGATCCACGTTTGGACGAGTGGCCATTCATGATGCAAGCCGGTGGCCCACTTAGAATGGCTCAGGCGATATCGGAAGAAGACGTGCGCGATAGCTGCGCCAGCTTTGAAAAAGCCCTGAAGCCGCTGGCACGAGAACTGGGAGACGACCTCAATCCCTCTCACATCGAAATAATGGAGCGCGTGATTCAGGGATATCCCGATATATTCCTGGCGCGTGTCGCAAACGGAAAAAATATCACAATGCTACACGGCGACGCGCATCTGTGGAACCTCTTTTACCCGAAGGATCCATCAAAGGACCGGATCATTCTCTTCGACTGGGAAACCTATAAACGAGGACTTGGAGCTTACGATCTCGCCTACATGCTGATCCACGGGACATCCGAGCGCAAAGCACTCGAACGTCCTCTCATGGATTTCTATTATAGAAAGCTCATAGCTGGTGGCATCAAAAATTACAGCCGAGACCAATTCGAATACGATTATCGGCTATCCGTGCTATCGTGTGTCTTCTGCCCGATCTTATGGAAGCGCGCGTTCTCGGTTCGGAATGCGATGAAAGCGTATAAGGATTGGGATTGCGGTGCGCTGCTCAGATAG